In Topomyia yanbarensis strain Yona2022 chromosome 2, ASM3024719v1, whole genome shotgun sequence, one DNA window encodes the following:
- the LOC131680533 gene encoding uncharacterized protein LOC131680533 — protein sequence MNRSWVCGDCTSIQEDAISLKSGSSRASAASALSVCMSQLVERQQLERKRAEIELQRRHLDEQQKLIDKVLEGEENGSHRSGVSARSATNEAASPTSSKRLSTPLPPGAPLASSVRRSVPAPGTPRSVAPPMVTIPLAVLKPSASQSPQGTKSEDALLELRNRVEQCERRAKPTHEQLSALQAQLELCRNLLEGFQSSAEMCERVGQPEASSTVTEQLPKPAANQPRMEKQTGAIPKAGRTLATVPEDERIRSKNGSEAEAVGGIDPMNRRWPVREPVSHTSLAAVSQTIAATESNPSYMEPPGKRQALSNYSINANEYTSQYCPTTNMYEISREQSRNFAHPGNSKMPPEVPREQQQVFHARPGVTQILTLPKSQYKNKTDERMRDSPTYPVEFNKFPLPPRLSENVYQDQVIPPRAPGGPTQQQLAARQSLAKELPRFSGDPADWPIFISSYRYTTEACGFSDGENMLRLQRCLSGSALETVRSRLVLPAAVPQVIETLRMRFGRPELLINALLRKVRDIPAPRSDRLEGLIDFGMAVQALCDHIEAANERAHLSNPSLLQELVAKLPADQRMMWAGYRRSFQFVDLKTFGDYMTSVVQDASSVVTFEPESRRNNPRDRPKNKAFVNTHAMEGAVSSVRSMNVPTGAAKQFDCAHCSKTGHRVRECIAFKALHVDDRWRRVRALGLCQNCLFSHGRRACRIRSSCDIEGCQFRHHPLLHSLRGPPKAPASNALVAENHTHRLLTSSTLFRIIPVILHGSDVSIDTFAFLDEGSDLTLMEHDLAVSLGLKGSPQPLCLRWTGNTSRMEKGSQRITFEIAGEGQHNRHKIVNARTVQCLNLPSQSFQVEEAATKHAHLRGIPVSSYHNAKPKILIGIDNLRLALPLKVREGDGTGPIAARTRLGWCVYGPRESGDTEAYNFHVSRCDCDEELHDTVKQFFAIEEAGVRPSNIPMSNEEQRALTILETTTRRVENRFETGLLWKEDNVEFPNSYTMAVRRLECLERRMDRDPLLKENLHRQMCEYEAKGYAHRATKAEIDAADPRRVWYLPVGAVINPKKPGKVRVIWDAAAKVDGVSLNSALLKGPDQLSSLPAVLFRFRQYGVAVSSDIQEMFHQIRIREEDKNSQRFLWRACPSEKPTIYLMDVATFGSTCSPASAQFVKNRNAVQHAELFPEASKAIVHDHYVDDYLSSFGSVEEATKVANDVRYIHGQGGFKLHNWRSNSGTVLEQLSEVPDGTEKQLNLIDGSTTERVLGMLWSPSSDELSFSTQMSDEVQTLIRMVTRPTKRQILRCVMTLFDPLGLLSPFIIHGKVLIQDLWREGTDWDEQVGDLVYAKWQRWIEMINHIAEIRIPRCYFPNATRRTYLRAEMHVFVDASEVAYSCAIYLRTFNEHGKPQCSLVAAKSKVAPLKPWSIPRLELQACVLGVRWSKFVKENLDVPVSKTVFWTDSRTALSWINADPRNYRQFVSCRVGEILEHTSVSDWRWVPSKSNPADEATKWGSGPYFNHDSKWFQGPHFLNLLEADWTCRKEPVMVTVEEMRVSTLHHSSFEPTIDFDRFSSWDRLQRATAYVLRFLHNVSKKQPRYSGQLQQSELKAAEEVIFKLVQREQYRDEVAALSNKAPNETGQEVIGKNSCIYQMMPKLDEKGLLREQGRIAAVKNVAYNVRHPVILPRRHRVTELLVHRFHRNFRHGNAETVVNEVRQLYAIPRLRLVVKKVGRECPSCKIRRTRPMIPPMAPLPSARLAHHERAFTYTGVDYFGPLLVKLGRSNVKRWVALFTCLTIRAVHLEIAYTLSTESCISCVRRFVGRRGPPVEFFSDNGTNFQGADRVLQHQISQGLSATFTSANTKWNFIPPGAPHMGGAWERLVQSVKAAMKEAYSEGKLDDEGLQTLVVEAESIVNSRPLTYLPLESEETEALTPNHFLLLSSNGIKQTNDKDAGPRQFSESVRCRIMGDSWEHIQHQLEVFWGRWLLEYLPVIRRQPKWFSETPSLEPGDLVMVADPTRRSGWERGRIVRLKQHADGRNRRAVVKIGDKTCIRPVTRLALLDVKKSGAPADSGLHPGETVNAETVELATLPDKGNASESKQRGGS from the coding sequence ATGAACCGGTCATGGGTGTGCGGTGATTGCACCTCCATACAAGAGGATGCTATTTCATTGAAGAGCGGTTCCAGTCGTGCCAGTGCAGCGTCGGCGCTTTCCGTCTGTATGAGCCAACTGGTGGAAAGGCAGCAGCTAGAACGAAAACGTGCGGAAATAGAGCTGCAACGCCGCCATCTTGATGAGCAACAAAAACTCATCGACAAAGTGCTGGAAGGGGAAGAAAATGGCAGCCATCGCAGTGGAGTTTCAGCGCGCAGTGCTACCAATGAAGCGGCTTCACCTACTTCAAGTAAGCGTCTTTCTACTCCACTTCCCCCCGGTGCCCCACTAGCATCATCTGTTCGTCGTTCGGTACCGGCGCCGGGTACACCCAGATCGGTAGCGCCACCGATGGTAACCATTCCCCTAGCAGTGTTGAAGCCGTCTGCGTCTCAGTCACCACAGGGAACGAAATCTGAGGATGCATTGTTGGAACTCAGGAACCGAGTGGAGCAATGCGAAAGGCGAGCAAAACCGACACACGAACAGCTATCAGCACTACAAGCACAGTTGGAACTGTGCCGCAACCTACTTGAGGGATTTCAATCCAGTGCGGAAATGTGCGAACGAGTCGGACAACCGGAAGCAAGCAGTACAGTGACGGAGCAGCTACCAAAGCCAGCGGCAAACCAGCCGCGCATGGAGAAGCAGACCGGCGCCATTCCCAAGGCGGGCCGAACGTTAGCAACTGTCCCGGAGGACGAACGAATTCGGTCTAAAAATGGTTCCGAAGCTGAAGCAGTAGGTGGAATCGACCCAATGAATCGTCGCTGGCCTGTGAGGGAACCGGTAAGCCATACTAGTTTGGCAGCGGTAAGTCAAACAATCGCAGCAACGGAAAGCAATCCAAGCTATATGGAACCCCCAGGTAAGCGTCAAGCCTTGAGTAATTATTCAATAAATGCAAACGAATACACCTCTCAATATTGCCCCACGACCAATATGTATGAAATTTCCCGTGAACAGTCGCGAAATTTCGCGCATCCGGGAAATAGTAAAATGCCTCCTGAAGTTCCCCGCGAGCAGCAGCAAGTTTTTCACGCGCGCCCGGGTGTAACACAAATACTAACTCTGCCCAAGAGTCAATATAAGAATAAAACCGATGAACGAATGCGTGATTCCCCCACATACCcggttgaattcaataaatttccccTGCCCCCTCGTCTGTCAGAAAATGTGTATCAAGACCAAGTGATTCCCCCTCGAGCTCCAGGAGGTCCAACGCAGCAGCAGCTAGCAGCACGGCAGTCCCTGGCTAAGGAACTTCCCCGATTCTCTGGAGACCCAGCGGATTGGCCGATCTTTATTTCAAGCTATCGATACACAACAGAAGCCTGCGGCTTTTCGGATGGTGAGAACATGCTTCGCCTGCAACGATGTTTGTCTGGTTCTGCGCTTGAAACAGTACGTAGTCGGCTGGTGTTACCAGCAGCGGTGCCCCAAGTGATCGAGACACTTCGTATGCGATTTGGACGTCCTGAGTTGCTGATCAACGCTCTGCTACGCAAGGTGCGAGACATCCCAGCACCACGGTCCGACAGATTGGAAGGTCTCATCGATTTCGGGATGGCGGTGCAAGCGTTATGCGACCACATCGAAGCGGCGAACGAACGCGCTCATTTATCGAATCCTTCACTACTACAGGAACTCGTTGCGAAGCTTCCCGCAGATCAAAGGATGATGTGGGCAGGATATAGGCGTAGTTTTCAATTCGTCGATTTAAAAACCTTCGGCGATTACATGACGTCGGTGGTGCAGGACGCGTCGAGCGTAGTAACCTTCGAACCTGAGTCCAGAAGGAACAACCCACGCGATCGTCCGAAGAACAAAGCGTTCGTGAACACTCACGCGATGGAAGGAGCAGTCAGTTCTGTACGGTCAATGAATGTGCCAACCGGCGCAGCGAAACAGTTTGACTGCGCACACTGCAGCAAAACTGGTCATCGAGTGCGCGAGTGTATTGCATTTAAAGCGTTGCACGTCGACGACCGCTGGAGAAGAGTCCGAGCTTTAGGTCTTTGTCAGAATTGTCTATTCAGCCATGGACGCAGGGCGTGTCGGATTCGTAGTAGTTGTGACATCGAGGGTTGTCAGTTCCGCCATCATCCACTGCTTCACTCTCTACGTGGGCCTCCAAAGGCTCCAGCATCGAATGCATTAGTGGCGGAGAATCACACCCACCGTCTTCTGACTTCGTCGACGCTGTTTCGGATAATTCCCGTGATCCTGCATGGAAGCGACGTCTCGATTGATACCTTTGCATTCTTGGACGAGGGATCAGATCTGACACTAATGGAACATGATCTGGCTGTATCGTTGGGTCTGAAAGGTAGCCCTCAGCCTTTGTGTCTACGCTGGACGGGAAACACTTCCCGCATGGAAAAGGGATCGCAACGCATCACTTTCGAGATCGCAGGTGAAGGACAGCACAATCGGCACAAGATAGTGAACGCAAGAACGGTTCAATGTCTCAATCTGCCGAGTCAGAGTTTCCAGGTGGAAGAAGCAGCGACAAAACACGCGCACCTTAGGGGGATTCCGGTTAGCAGCTACCATAACGCAAAGCCTAAGATCCTCATAGGAATCGACAACCTACGACTTGCGCTACCACTTAAAGTAAGAGAGGGCGATGGTACCGGTCCGATAGCTGCGAGAACCAGATTGGGCTGGTGTGTCTACGGCCCGCGAGAAAGCGGTGACACCGAAGCTTATAATTTCCACGTAAGCAGATGCGATTGCGACGAAGAACTTCACGATACGGTGAAGCAGTTTTTTGCCATCGAAGAAGCAGGCGTGCGCCCGTCAAACATTCCAATGTCTAATGAAGAACAACGAGCGCTAACCATCCTGGAAACTACAACCCGACGAGTAGAGAACCGTTTCGAAACGGGTTTGTTGTGGAAAGAAGACAATGTAGAATTCCCGAACAGCTACACGATGGCGGTACGTCGTCTAGAATGTCTCGAACGCAGAATGGATCGCGATCCGCTGCTAAAAGAGAACCTCCATCGACAGATGTGCGAATACGAGGCAAAGGGTTACGCGCACAGGGCTACGAAAGCGGAGATAGATGCAGCGGACCCAAGAAGGGTATGGTACCTCCCGGTGGGAGCGGTAATAAACCCTAAGAAACCAGGAAAGGTCCGAGTTATTTGGGATGCAGCCGCCAAAGTCGATGGAGTCTCACTTAACAGCGCTCTTCTCAAAGGTCCGGATCAACTCTCGTCACTTCCAGCCGTGCTATTCCGCTTTCGACAGTATGGGGTGGCGGTCAGCTCGGAtattcaggaaatgttccaccaaATTCGTATCCGAGAGGAAGATAAGAATTCCCAGCGCTTCTTGTGGCGCGCTTGTCCATCGGAGAAACCTACGATCTACTTGATGGATGTCGCTACCTTCGGGAGCACCTGTTCACCAGCTTCGGCACAATTCGTCAAAAATCGGAACGCAGTACAGCACGCTGAACTGTTTCCTGAGGCATCGAAAGCGATCGTCCACGATCACTACGTTGACGATTACCTGTCGAGTTTCGGATCCGTAGAAGAGGCGACAAAGGTAGCAAACGACGTGCGATACATTCACGGCCAAGGAGGCTTCAAATTGCACAACTGGCGGTCAAATAGCGGCACGGTCCTCGAGCAACTGAGCGAAGTACCAGATGGAACTGAGAAGCAACTGAACCTGATCGACGGGTCGACAACCGAGAGAGTGCTCGGTATGCTTTGGAGCCCATCATCCGATGAACTGAGTTTCTCTACTCAAATGAGCGACGAGGTACAAACACTGATTCGCATGGTAACCCGACCGACGAAGAGGCAGATTCTACGTTGCGTCATGACGTTGTTTGATCCACTGGGGTTACTCTCGCCGTTTATCATCCACGGAAAGGTCTTGATCCAGGACCTGTGGCGCGAAGGCACGGATTGGGACGAACAAGTAGGCGATTTAGTCTATGCGAAGTGGCAGAGGTGGATCGAGATGATCAACCATATCGCAGAGATCCGAATTCCCAGATGTTACTTCCCCAACGCCACGAGAAGGACCTACCTCAGGGCTGAAATGCATGTGTTTGTCGACGCAAGCGAAGTAGCCTATTCGTGCGCTATCTACTTACGCACCTTCAACGAACACGGTAAACCACAGTGCAGCTTAGTAGCGGCAAAATCAAAGGTCGCCCCCCTGAAACCGTGGTCTATTCCCAGGCTGGAACTGCAGGCGTGTGTACTGGGCGTACGGTGGtcaaaatttgtcaaggaaaaccTCGACGTCCCGGTTTCCAAAACGGTTTTCTGGACCGATTCCAGAACGGCGCTATCCTGGATTAATGCCGACCCTCGAAACTATCGACAGTTCGTGTCCTGTAGAGTAGGTGAGATACTTGAGCATACTTCGGTAAGTGACTGGAGATGGGTGCCTTCCAAATCCAATCCAGCGGACGAAGCAACGAAATGGGGTAGTGGACCGTACTTCAACCACGACAGCAAGTGGTTCCAAGGACCGCATTTCCTGAATCTCCTGGAAGCAGATTGGACCTGTCGCAAAGAACCGGTGATGGTTACCGTGGAAGAAATGCGTGTATCGACACTACATCACAGTTCGTTTGAACCAACGATCGATTTCGACCGATTCTCTTCCTGGGACAGGTTGCAACGTGCGACCGCATACGTTCTCCGTTTTCTGCACAATGTATCGAAGAAACAGCCGCGATATAGTGGACAGCTGCAACAGTCGGAGCTGAAGGCTGCTGAAGAAGTCATCTTCAAGTTGGTGCAACGTGAACAATACCGGGACGAAGTTGCAGCGCTGTCAAACAAAGCGCCCAATGAGACCGGTCAAGAAGTCATCGGGAAAAACAGTTGCATCTACCAAATGATGCCGAAGCTGGACGAGAAGGGTTTGCTACGTGAACAGGGTCGAATCGCGGCAGTTAAGAACGTCGCCTACAACGTGCGCCATCCCGTGATTCTACCGAGAAGGCATCGCGTCACGGAACTTCTGGTGCATCGATTCCACCGCAACTTTCGCCATGGCAATGCTGAAACGGTCGTTAACGAAGTTCGACAATTGTACGCTATCCCGAGGCTTCGATTGGTGGTCAAGAAAGTGGGCAGAGAATGCCCGTCCTGCAAAATACGGCGAACCAGACCAATGATCCCTCCAATGGCACCACTGCCATCTGCCCGCTTAGCCCATCACGAGCGAGCTTTCACCTACACAGGGGTGGATTATTTCGGACCATTGCTGGTGAAGTTGGGGCGATCCAATGTAAAGCGATGGGTCGCACTGTTCACCTGCCTAACGATTCGTGCCGTACACCTAGAAATCGCCTACACACTATCAACAGAGTCCTGTATTTCGTGCGTCCGCCGATTCGTTGGACGGCGCGGGCCACCTGTCGAGTTTTTCAGCGACAACGGAACGAATTTCCAAGGAGCCGATCGAGTACTGCAGCACCAGATAAGCCAGGGACTGTCCGCAACGTTTACCAGTGCAAACACGAAGTGGAACTTCATACCACCAGGAGCGCCACACATGGGCGGAGCGTGGGAACGCCTAGTACAGTCCGTTAAAGCTGCAATGAAAGAAGCGTATTCCGAGGGGAAGCTTGACGACGAGGGGTTGCAGACGTTGGTCGTGGAGGCTGAAAGTATCGTAAACTCAAGGCCTCTGACGTATCTGCCATTGGAGAGCGAGGAGACCGAGGCACTCACCCCGAACCACTTCCTGTTGCTAAGTTCGAACGGAATAAAGCAAACAAACGACAAAGATGCAGGACCGAGACAGTTCAGCGAATCAGTTCGGTGTCGAATCATGGGGGATTCCTGGGAGCACATCCAACATCAGTTAGAAGTCTTCTGGGGGCGCTGGTTGCTGGAATATCTGCCCGTGATCCGCCGGCAACCGAAGTGGTTCAGCGAGACACCATCACTGGAACCAGGCGACCTAGTGATGGTCGCTGATCCGACGAGACGGAGTGGATGGGAGCGAGGGCGAATAGTCCGCCTGAAGCAGCATGCGGACGGTAGAAATCGACGAGCGGTCGTGAAGATAGGCGACAAGACTTGTATTCGACCGGTGACGCGGTTGGCTTTGCTCGACGTCAAGAAGAGTGGAGCTCCGGCGGACTCCGGACTACACCCGGGGGAGACTGTCAACGCAGAAACCGTCGAGCTGGCAACACTGCCTGACAAAGGCAACGCGTCAGAATCAAAGCAACGCGGCGGCAGTTAA